One genomic window of Nicotiana sylvestris chromosome 10, ASM39365v2, whole genome shotgun sequence includes the following:
- the LOC138879209 gene encoding uncharacterized protein, protein MKAQALTDHLAENPVDDEYMLLSTYFPDKEVNSIEEMVPDDHLVWKMYFDGAVNIKRVGIGAILISSIGHHYPAMAQLQFFCTNNTAEYEACIMGLKMAIDLDVHELLVMGDSDLLIRQAQSE, encoded by the coding sequence atgaaagcacaggctttgacagatcatttggctgagaatccagTTGATGATGAGTACATGCTACTTAGCACATACTTCCCAGATAAAGAGGTCAACTCAATAGAGGAAATGGTTCCAGACGATCACCTTGtatggaaaatgtattttgatgggGCTGTCAATATCAAAAGAGTTGGGATCGGGGCAATCCTCATATCATCTATTGGACATCATTACCCTGCAATGGCCCAACTTCAATTCTTCTGTACCAATAATACCgcagaatatgaagcttgtatcatGGGTTTGAAAATGGCCATTGATTTGGATGTGCATGAACTATtagttatgggagattctgacttgcttatccggcaagcccaaagCGAATGA